The proteins below are encoded in one region of Haladaptatus sp. R4:
- a CDS encoding translation initiation factor IF-5A produces the protein MAKEQKEVRELKEGNYLMMDDAACVIKSYSTAKPGKHGSAKARIEGKGVFDDKKRSMSQPVDAKIWVPIINRKQGQVVNVESETVAQVMDLDTYETITIKTPEGMGLSPDDTIEYLEMDEQRKIER, from the coding sequence ATGGCGAAAGAGCAAAAGGAAGTCCGCGAACTTAAAGAAGGCAACTATCTGATGATGGACGACGCAGCGTGCGTCATCAAGTCCTACAGCACCGCAAAGCCGGGCAAACACGGCAGCGCGAAGGCCCGTATCGAGGGCAAAGGCGTCTTCGACGACAAGAAACGAAGCATGAGCCAGCCAGTCGACGCGAAGATCTGGGTCCCGATCATCAACCGCAAACAGGGACAGGTCGTCAACGTCGAGAGCGAAACTGTCGCACAGGTCATGGACCTCGACACCTACGAGACCATCACCATCAAGACGCCCGAGGGAATGGGACTGTCGCCCGACGACACCATCGAATACCTCGAGATGGACGAACAACGCAAGATCGAACGCTAA
- a CDS encoding winged helix-turn-helix domain-containing protein, producing MERQLTCDEIFDVLGNRQRRHVLSALLEYDEATTVSELAEMTGSENGGNPERIEIGLVHSHLPRLEGMGIVEYNPETRMVEPTTAVTDLEPFFELIESW from the coding sequence ATGGAACGGCAACTCACGTGCGACGAGATCTTCGATGTCCTCGGAAATCGCCAGCGCCGACACGTCCTCTCCGCGCTGTTGGAATACGACGAGGCGACGACCGTCTCGGAACTCGCGGAGATGACGGGGTCGGAAAACGGCGGCAATCCCGAGCGGATCGAAATCGGTTTGGTCCACTCCCATCTCCCGCGTCTCGAAGGGATGGGCATCGTGGAGTACAACCCCGAAACCCGCATGGTCGAACCGACCACCGCCGTCACCGACCTCGAACCGTTTTTCGAACTAATTGAGAGTTGGTAG
- a CDS encoding DapH/DapD/GlmU-related protein: MSDDTTRRHERITRHETPGGLNSLQYWADARSPLRVAIQYIVIWLVRINPSLRLKNWLLRGIGVTIGRGVSWGLESTPDVFWPDLITVEDHAIIGYDATILCHEFLQDEYRTGEVVIGERAMIGANATILPGVEIGDNARVAANSLVTRDVPPGATVAGVPATEMSSDDSD, from the coding sequence GTGAGCGACGATACGACCCGGCGCCACGAGCGAATCACGCGCCACGAAACCCCCGGTGGCCTGAACTCCTTGCAGTACTGGGCGGACGCCCGGAGTCCACTTCGGGTTGCGATACAGTACATCGTCATCTGGCTCGTGCGGATCAACCCGAGCCTACGACTGAAAAACTGGCTCCTACGCGGAATCGGCGTCACGATCGGTCGTGGCGTGTCGTGGGGGTTGGAATCGACGCCCGACGTGTTCTGGCCGGACCTCATCACCGTCGAGGACCACGCCATCATCGGCTACGACGCGACCATCCTCTGTCACGAGTTTTTGCAGGACGAGTATCGAACCGGCGAAGTCGTCATCGGCGAGCGCGCCATGATCGGCGCGAACGCCACCATCCTTCCCGGCGTCGAAATCGGCGACAACGCACGGGTCGCCGCCAACTCGCTCGTGACGCGGGACGTCCCCCCGGGAGCAACCGTCGCTGGTGTCCCCGCGACCGAGATGTCGAGCGACGACTCCGACTGA
- the speB gene encoding agmatinase, whose protein sequence is MFPGASTDRGRADFVVVGAPLDVSTSFQPGTRFGPDEIRKYARTFDDYDHRTGQFFSELGVHDHGDVYAWDDAEEYLEYLEGVVTDVVWDDACPLLLGGEHTITGAGVSATEPNVFVCLDAHLDLREEYDGNPLSHATVTRRVLDTVDEAVIIGARTGSEDEWERAAKSDVTVVPPEEAADWEPDFDGDDSTYLSVDIDGADPAFAPGTGTMEPFGLSSREMRDVVRDVAQTTDVVGFDVVEVNDRDDGQAATLGGKLLREFVFSAAERGD, encoded by the coding sequence ATGTTTCCCGGCGCGTCTACTGACCGCGGACGAGCGGACTTCGTGGTGGTGGGTGCGCCGCTCGACGTATCCACCTCATTTCAGCCCGGTACACGGTTCGGTCCCGACGAAATCCGAAAGTACGCCCGAACCTTCGACGATTACGACCATCGAACCGGGCAGTTCTTTTCCGAACTCGGCGTTCACGACCACGGCGACGTCTACGCGTGGGACGATGCCGAGGAGTATCTGGAGTACCTCGAAGGCGTCGTCACCGACGTCGTCTGGGACGATGCGTGCCCGTTGCTTCTCGGTGGCGAACACACCATCACGGGGGCGGGTGTCAGCGCCACCGAGCCAAACGTGTTCGTCTGCCTCGACGCCCACCTCGACTTGCGTGAGGAGTACGACGGCAATCCCCTCAGCCACGCGACCGTCACTCGCCGCGTCCTCGACACCGTCGACGAAGCCGTAATCATCGGCGCTCGAACCGGTAGCGAGGACGAATGGGAGCGCGCTGCGAAATCGGACGTGACCGTCGTCCCGCCCGAGGAGGCGGCCGACTGGGAACCGGATTTCGACGGGGACGACAGCACGTACCTCAGCGTGGACATCGACGGTGCCGACCCCGCGTTCGCACCCGGCACCGGGACGATGGAACCGTTCGGTCTGTCTTCGCGGGAGATGCGCGACGTCGTCCGCGACGTCGCGCAAACGACGGACGTCGTCGGTTTCGACGTCGTCGAGGTCAACGACCGGGACGACGGCCAAGCCGCGACACTCGGCGGAAAATTATTGCGGGAGTTCGTGTTTTCGGCGGCGGAGCGTGGAGACTGA
- the thiI gene encoding tRNA uracil 4-sulfurtransferase ThiI: MHPSGADTVLVRHGDVGVKSGKVQTEMEKRLRDNIAAILEARDIDAEVERQWSRLLVHTTEADVEEATAAAADTFGVQSASPAAVVSPEQEVIEETLADAAREQYDGGTFAVRARRATKDHPFTSTELEREGGTAVWNAVEDPEVDLDDPDITFFVEVRDSDAFVFLEKRDGPGGLPLGTQTKLVSLVSGGIDSPVATWEVMKRGSPIVPIYLDLGDYGGIDHQARAIETVRKLARYAPNQDMRVRKVPAGEAMNLLGEEVGPARMLVFRRFMYRVAEHIANEESAHGIVTGEAIGQKSSQTARNLGVVSTSTSMPVHRPLLTMDKSDIVARARRIDTFTESTIPAGCNRLAPDYPETNATHEIVDNAEPDGLYELAKEATENVEIVEL, encoded by the coding sequence ATGCATCCGTCCGGAGCCGACACCGTCCTCGTCCGACACGGTGACGTGGGCGTGAAGAGTGGGAAAGTGCAGACCGAGATGGAAAAGCGGCTTCGGGACAACATCGCCGCGATACTCGAAGCGAGGGATATCGACGCCGAAGTCGAACGACAGTGGTCGCGCCTACTGGTCCACACGACCGAAGCCGACGTCGAGGAGGCGACGGCCGCCGCAGCGGACACCTTCGGCGTGCAGTCCGCCAGCCCCGCCGCGGTCGTTTCGCCGGAACAGGAGGTCATCGAGGAGACGCTGGCCGACGCGGCGCGCGAACAGTACGACGGCGGTACCTTCGCCGTCCGCGCCCGGCGGGCGACGAAGGACCACCCGTTCACCAGCACGGAACTCGAACGAGAGGGCGGCACGGCCGTCTGGAACGCCGTGGAGGACCCGGAAGTCGATCTGGACGACCCCGACATCACGTTCTTCGTCGAAGTGCGCGACTCGGACGCCTTCGTCTTCCTGGAAAAGCGCGACGGCCCCGGCGGCCTCCCGCTCGGCACCCAAACGAAACTCGTCTCGCTCGTCAGCGGCGGTATCGACTCCCCCGTGGCGACGTGGGAAGTGATGAAGCGCGGCAGTCCCATCGTCCCCATCTACCTCGATTTGGGGGATTACGGCGGCATCGATCACCAAGCGCGGGCCATCGAAACCGTCCGAAAGCTCGCCAGATACGCCCCCAACCAGGACATGCGCGTCCGGAAGGTTCCCGCAGGCGAAGCCATGAACCTCCTCGGCGAGGAGGTCGGCCCCGCCCGCATGCTCGTCTTCCGGCGGTTCATGTACCGCGTGGCCGAGCACATCGCCAACGAGGAGTCCGCCCACGGCATCGTCACCGGCGAAGCCATCGGGCAGAAGTCCAGCCAGACGGCCCGGAATCTGGGCGTCGTGAGCACCTCGACCAGCATGCCCGTCCACCGTCCGCTCCTGACGATGGACAAGAGCGACATCGTCGCCCGCGCCCGCCGCATCGACACCTTCACCGAATCCACGATTCCGGCGGGCTGTAACCGTCTCGCGCCCGATTACCCCGAAACCAACGCGACCCACGAAATCGTGGACAACGCGGAGCCTGACGGGTTGTACGAACTGGCGAAGGAAGCGACGGAGAACGTCGAAATCGTCGAGTTGTGA
- a CDS encoding Nif3-like dinuclear metal center hexameric protein, which yields MNLAELTERYDDRLRTDDFADIDASANGLQVGPNDPEAVDVERVAFAVDAAERTIEEAVERDADALVVHHGLSWGGIERVTGRDYRRIAPLIENDVALYVSHLPLDSHPELGNAAGVADLLGLESREPFGRTGPEHIGQQGHGDLTRVEIGDLLSSELDTGGRDVQQFDFGPEEIARVAIVTGSGVDWLDEAVEVGADALITGEGKQKVYHEAREAGLNVFLAGHYATETFGVKSLESLAEEWGLTTTFIDAPTGL from the coding sequence ATGAACCTCGCCGAACTCACCGAACGGTACGACGACCGACTCCGAACCGACGACTTCGCCGACATCGACGCAAGCGCGAACGGGTTGCAAGTCGGGCCGAACGATCCGGAAGCCGTCGACGTCGAACGCGTCGCGTTCGCCGTCGATGCCGCCGAGCGGACCATCGAGGAAGCGGTGGAGCGGGACGCCGACGCGCTGGTCGTCCACCACGGACTCTCGTGGGGCGGCATCGAGCGCGTGACCGGACGCGACTACCGACGAATCGCGCCGCTCATCGAGAACGACGTAGCGCTGTACGTCTCCCATCTGCCGCTCGATTCGCATCCAGAACTCGGCAACGCGGCAGGGGTTGCGGATCTGTTGGGACTCGAATCGCGCGAACCCTTCGGACGAACGGGACCGGAGCACATCGGCCAGCAGGGACACGGCGACTTAACACGGGTGGAAATCGGCGACCTGCTTTCGTCCGAACTCGACACGGGCGGGCGGGACGTCCAGCAGTTCGACTTCGGCCCCGAGGAGATCGCACGCGTCGCCATCGTCACCGGAAGCGGCGTGGACTGGTTGGACGAGGCCGTCGAAGTCGGCGCGGACGCGCTGATCACCGGGGAAGGGAAGCAAAAGGTCTACCACGAAGCGCGTGAAGCGGGGCTGAACGTCTTCCTCGCGGGCCATTACGCGACGGAAACGTTCGGCGTGAAGTCGCTCGAATCGCTCGCCGAGGAGTGGGGGCTGACGACGACCTTCATCGACGCGCCGACCGGTCTGTGA
- a CDS encoding RNA ligase partner protein, whose protein sequence is MPEHPLKQRFVLDTSLFLSEEIRDEDEGLEDALDRLLDSIATAKLVLNISCYMPPSVHDELTTILEERDVSETTVSKLETWVIKKNPARFEVMIPAELVYRFIDEMSGRVDKGLRVSENAVREASEDGHSNVGSVISDLRSQYRSTLRRGVLDSREDFDLLILARELDAGVVTEDTGIVNWAEDFGLRYLRGRDFPPLLDSYLDASERV, encoded by the coding sequence ATGCCGGAACATCCGCTGAAACAGCGGTTCGTCCTCGATACGTCACTCTTCCTCTCGGAGGAAATCCGCGACGAAGACGAGGGGTTGGAAGACGCACTCGACCGTCTCCTCGACTCCATCGCCACCGCGAAACTCGTGCTCAACATCTCCTGTTACATGCCGCCGTCCGTCCACGACGAACTCACCACCATCCTCGAAGAGCGCGACGTGTCCGAAACGACCGTCTCGAAGCTCGAAACGTGGGTCATCAAGAAGAACCCCGCCCGCTTCGAGGTGATGATCCCCGCCGAACTCGTCTACCGGTTCATCGACGAGATGAGCGGACGCGTGGACAAAGGGCTCCGCGTCTCCGAAAACGCCGTCCGCGAGGCGTCCGAGGACGGTCACTCCAACGTCGGGTCCGTCATCTCCGACCTGCGTAGCCAGTACCGCTCGACCCTCCGTCGCGGCGTCTTGGACTCCCGCGAGGATTTCGACCTGCTCATCCTCGCCCGAGAACTCGATGCGGGCGTCGTCACCGAGGACACGGGCATCGTCAACTGGGCCGAGGATTTCGGCCTCCGATACCTTCGTGGCAGGGATTTCCCGCCGTTACTCGATTCGTATCTCGACGCCAGCGAACGGGTTTGA